The Dioscorea cayenensis subsp. rotundata cultivar TDr96_F1 chromosome 19, TDr96_F1_v2_PseudoChromosome.rev07_lg8_w22 25.fasta, whole genome shotgun sequence genome includes a window with the following:
- the LOC120249789 gene encoding uncharacterized protein LOC120249789 isoform X2 yields the protein MAAFALPAIASSSSLPRRRPPPIYISTNPSHLDPLHLRDLFLDSNHSCFRFPNLSLDGRVEPVDPVRLRKALAHSFIVVSVFCRTRFLAGDDSDEISAYGFRDLFERSPPESDRKLVGFGRAVSDGGLTASIHDVVVIPSLQRLGIGRKIVNRITRCFSGFSPIKAYMIYQHSAQKRRGCFSQHVDLGMILWGLPL from the exons ATGGCCGCATTCGCCCTCCCCGCCATCGCCTCCTCGTCATCCCTCCCTAGACGAAGACCACCACCGATCTACATCTCCACTAACCCTTCCCACCTTGATCCTCTCCACCTCCGCGACCTCTTCCTCGACTCCAATCACTCCTGCTTCCGCTTCCCCAACCTCAGCCTTGACGGCCGGGTGGAACCCGTGGACCCTGTTCGCCTCCGAAAAGCCCTCGCTCATAGCTTCATTGTTGTTTCAGTTTTCTGCCGGACTAGATTCTTGGCCGGCGATGATTCTGATGAGATTTCGGCCTATGGCTTCCGAGACTTGTTTGAGAGGTCGCCGCCGGAGTCGGACAGGAAATTGGTGGGCTTTGGCCGTGCCGTGTCGGATGGTGGTTTGACGGCTTCGATTCATGATGTCGTG GTCATCCCTTCATTGCAGAGACTGGGCATTGGTCGGAAAATAGTTAATCGAATCACCAG ATGTTTTTCAGGATTCTCACCAATAAAGGCATATATGATATATCAGCACTCTGCTCAGAAAAGGAGAG GTTGTTTTTCACAGCATGTGGATTTGGGGATGATTCTTTGGGGTCTACCACTATGA
- the LOC120249789 gene encoding uncharacterized N-acetyltransferase ycf52 isoform X1, translated as MAAFALPAIASSSSLPRRRPPPIYISTNPSHLDPLHLRDLFLDSNHSCFRFPNLSLDGRVEPVDPVRLRKALAHSFIVVSVFCRTRFLAGDDSDEISAYGFRDLFERSPPESDRKLVGFGRAVSDGGLTASIHDVVVIPSLQRLGIGRKIVNRITRILTNKGIYDISALCSEKERLFFTACGFGDDSLGSTTMIYSRTASNYLHDDLVVKPAGRLLLVVPPSRNPNLFKRISVEVDKPIKAEKKII; from the exons ATGGCCGCATTCGCCCTCCCCGCCATCGCCTCCTCGTCATCCCTCCCTAGACGAAGACCACCACCGATCTACATCTCCACTAACCCTTCCCACCTTGATCCTCTCCACCTCCGCGACCTCTTCCTCGACTCCAATCACTCCTGCTTCCGCTTCCCCAACCTCAGCCTTGACGGCCGGGTGGAACCCGTGGACCCTGTTCGCCTCCGAAAAGCCCTCGCTCATAGCTTCATTGTTGTTTCAGTTTTCTGCCGGACTAGATTCTTGGCCGGCGATGATTCTGATGAGATTTCGGCCTATGGCTTCCGAGACTTGTTTGAGAGGTCGCCGCCGGAGTCGGACAGGAAATTGGTGGGCTTTGGCCGTGCCGTGTCGGATGGTGGTTTGACGGCTTCGATTCATGATGTCGTG GTCATCCCTTCATTGCAGAGACTGGGCATTGGTCGGAAAATAGTTAATCGAATCACCAG GATTCTCACCAATAAAGGCATATATGATATATCAGCACTCTGCTCAGAAAAGGAGAG GTTGTTTTTCACAGCATGTGGATTTGGGGATGATTCTTTGGGGTCTACCACTATGATATATAGCCGGACAGCCTCAAACTACTTGCATGATGATTTGGTGGTCAAACCTGCTGGTCGATTACTGTTGGTAGTGCCGCCTTCAAGAAACCCAAACTTATTCAAGAGGATTTCTGTGGAGGTTGACAAACCCATCAAAgctgaaaagaaaattatttga
- the LOC120249788 gene encoding protein SRC2 homolog, whose amino-acid sequence MGKILIEVCMISARGLPRSSSLWKRQWFAVAWIDPNNKFCSKIDSSGSSNPTWKTKFTITVDSMKTDLQQLSLTAEVYSRDPIFLREKLQGTAIVMLKEFFTKFGKSAEPSRSGNEETGSYQLRKQKSGKPQGFVDIAVRIYEQSESGPSYPGINEGISVAIEDGPVLAYPNKPQPFPDNHFNNSYPNGSYPHSHPQPPPSNYANPQDSNAGYHRPPPPPPPPPPANTGFLPTLFPGANPLPESYVGMPGSGSAGRGSGPGFGMGLGAGALAAGAVIFGDDFMSGSSYPLNLDGCSLTVSTDPLF is encoded by the exons ATGGGAAAAATTCTTATTGAAGTCTGCATGATCTCCGCCCGTGGCCTTCCTCGGTCATCGTCTCTCTGGAAACGCCAATGGTTTGCTGTTGCTTGGATTGATCCAAACAACAAATTCTGCTCAAAGATAGACAGTTCTGGGAGTTCCAATCCAACTTGGAAAACCAAGTTTACAATTACTGTTGACAGCATGAAAACAGATCTGCAACAACTGTCTTTGACGGCAGAAGTTTACAGTAGAGATCCCATTTTTCTGAGGGAAAAGCTTCAAGGAACTGCTATTGTTATGCTAAAGGAATTCTTCACCAAATTTGGGAAGTCCGCAGAGCCATCAAGATCAGGAAATGAGGAGACTGGAAGTTACCAGTTACGTAAACAAAAATCTGGCAAGCCTCAAGGCTTTGTTGATATAGCTGTTCGTATTTATGAGCAGAGTGAGAGTGGTCCCTCTTACCCAG GAATTAATGAAGGCATAAGCGTAGCTATAGAAGATGGACCAGTGTTGGCGTATCCCAACAAGCCTCAGCCATTTCCAGATAACCATTTCAACAACAGCTACCCCAATGGCAGCTATCCTCACAGCCACCCTCAGCCACCACCCTCAAACTACGCAAACCCACAGGATTCCAATGCAGGATACCATCGGCCTCCTCCCCCACCCCCGCCACCCCCACCCGCTAACACGGGCTTCCTGCCAACATTATTCCCCGGAGCAAACCCCTTACCAGAAAGTTATGTTGGCATGCCAGGGAGTGGCTCTGCAGGACGTGGCAGTGGACCCGGGTTCGGAATGGGTCTTGGAGCTGGGGCATTGGCTGCTGGTGCTGTGATATTTGGAGATGATTTCATGTCTGGTTCCAGTTATCCTCTAAACTTGGACGGTTGCAGCCTCACTGTGTCCACAGATCCTCTTTTCTAG